One stretch of Gouania willdenowi chromosome 16, fGouWil2.1, whole genome shotgun sequence DNA includes these proteins:
- the LOC114478446 gene encoding uncharacterized protein LOC114478446, translated as MAQRQQREWKGRQSCPFEFQGGEIAHLKQKVQQLEHDLKQSELKCKDLVKMEKISSSIIKQQKEELSQLRCGLQKPVRDLKKQNVKCDQDFQAEKKQREAEKKEMKEHIELLTTWNHNQLMGFSAQSARFMNDILIRDQELEIRAGIVVQCQKVISYLETLLNTDILESRMVQQEQIISILRNTVGTTKRVNDVHEAQSAEERNNHQAQIRQQEAKKEELLKQVQEPKLVRYHDENQAEEEWPQLQTSIMIAGLHQTQEDLENMLDDGEPETIQQQDCGSSCAEEKAERTSTLKATLNQPQEVLESLQENQKKPNRRTARKRRNKMV; from the exons ATGGCACAGAGGCAACAGAGAGAATGGAAGGGAAGGCAATCCTGTCCTTTTGAATTCCAGGGAGGTGAAATTGCCCACCTCAAGCAGAAAGTTCAACAATTGGAACACGATTTAAAGCAAAGTGAGCTAAAGTGTAAAGATTTGGTGAAAATGGAAAAGATATCCTCTTCCATCATTAAACAACAGAAGGAGGAACTCTCCCAACTCAGATGTGGTCTACAAAAGCCAgtgagagatttaaaaaaacaaaacgttaAATGTGATCAG GACTTCCAGGCTGAAAAGAAGCAGAGGGAGGCAGAAAAGAAAGAGATGAAGGAACACATAGAGCTGCTCACGACCTGGAACCACAACCAGCTAATGGGATTCTCTGCACAAAGCGCTAGATTTATGAATGACATCCTCATCAGAGATCAAGAGTTGGAAATAAGGGCGGGTATCGTGGTTCAGTGCCAAAAGGTTATTTCCTACTTGGAGACCCTTCTCAATACAGACATACTGGAAAGCAGAATGGTCCAACAAGAACAAATTATCTCCATCCTGAGGAACACAGTGGGGACAACAAAGAGAGTCAATGACGTTCATGAAGCTCAATCTGCAGAAGAGCGTAACAATCATCAGGCTCAGATAAGACAACAGGAGGCGAAGAAGGAAGAACTTCTAAAACAAGTGCAGGAACCCAAGCTTGTTCGTTATCACGATGAAAACCAGGCTGAAGAAGAATGGCCTCAACTGCAGACCTCAATCATGATTGCCGGCCTCCATCAAACACAGGAGGACTTGGAGAACATGCTGGATGATGGAGAACCGGAGACAATCCAGCAGCAGGACTGCGGGTCATCTTGTGCTGAGGAGAAGGCAGAAAGGACCTCAACTCTGAAGGCCACTCTCAATCAACCCCAGGAGGTCCTAGAGAGTCTGCAGGAGAATCAGAAAAAACCCAACCGTAGAACAGCAAGGAAAAGGAGAAACAAAATGGTCTGA